Within the Centropristis striata isolate RG_2023a ecotype Rhode Island chromosome 23, C.striata_1.0, whole genome shotgun sequence genome, the region aaaaaaaatctgatccaTCTTGGGTGCATCTAAAACGTTCCAATATTTTCGTTCTCTATATTACAACCGACTAAAACATGCATCCAACTGCCCGTGGGGGGGGAAATGCAGTCAAGAGCCTCCAGCGCATGGTGTCCATTGTTCCAGTCAAAGGTCAGAGTTCAAAGACTGAATGATTAAAAAGTGCTTTACGTAGGTCAGTAGGACTTCTTTCTTCTACGATTATTACAAAGTTTGTACATTAGCATGTATCATCTGTGAaggcaaacaaaaaatatttaaattaggtCATTTTTTACAAGCAATTCCTTTTTTATGTGTCCTATGTCAGGCTGAGAATACTCACCATGATACCaccattttgtcttctttggatttttgttaCACGTTCTTACATAAAACGAGTTATCAGGCGGTCGTCTCTGcaggaaaagaaacaagcatttaaatttaacatttgACAAGCGTATAATTGACatgaataactatatttgtcCCCTCCAGGCATCATTACAGTTTGCCTACCTTTTCTTTGCAGCTGGACAACATGCTGATAATGCTAAGACAAACTGATTGCACTGAGAGGGCTGGCGACCAATCTTCCGTTAGAATAGATAGACAGATGTGACCGTTACTATACACATGAGGGTGGACAGGTATATTCTCTCCTGTGAACATTACCTGCAACagggaaacaaagaaaacaaacacatggtCAATGCTTATTAGGGGTATTTACTGAATgtcatgataataaaataataatcctaTAAAGATTGGGCACTTTTGATGCAAAATAGATGGATAGCTTTAAGAACCATTTCAAGGGCTGTACcaaatgtctttatttaatttttgaagCTTCTATTGAGGGTTTCAAATGCAGTTTCTAATAACATGATGGCAGCCTCCTAAATGAACCAAAGCAAATTATCAGTTTCAATAGTGATTCATCAGAttgaatttgtcttttttaaatttttattaatttctttaatGAATATATCCTGTCAGCTTTGTCAACTAAAAACATGCAAGTAGCAGGCAAATCCaataatagtatataa harbors:
- the ube2wb gene encoding probable ubiquitin-conjugating enzyme E2 W-B, with product MASMQKRLQKELLALQNDPPPGMTLNEKSVQNTITQWIVDMEGAPGTLYEGEKFQLLFKFSGRYPFDSPQVMFTGENIPVHPHVYSNGHICLSILTEDWSPALSVQSVCLSIISMLSSCKEKRRPPDNSFYVRTCNKNPKKTKWWYHDDTC